The region ACTATAATCAAAGCGATTTTGGAAAATTCAACTGGCTGGAATTGAAAACCGCCAATAACAAACCAGCCTTGAGTTCCGCGTATAGATTGCCCAAAAAACAGAACTGTTATTAATAAAAATAAAGAAAAAAAATAAATACAATAACTGTAAGTTTTAAAAATTTTGTAATTAATCGCATTGAATATGGCAAAAAATAGGATTCCCAATATTGCGAAGCTTAACTGTTTTTTAAAGAAAAAAAGATTGTTTTCATTCCCCAAATCAAGAGAATAAAGTATAAGAAAACTAAATGAAATTAAAATAAGGGTTATTGCTAATAACCCTTGATTAAAACGATATAAATTTTTTATTGGGAAAAACAACATTTTATTTTGGCAATCCTATGATATTGTTTTTACTCATAATAATACTGCTATCCAAGATGTTAACCTCTGGCAGGATAACAATTTTGTCAGGTATTGGTATTGAATCGCGCCATCTTACTTCTATCGCTCTTTGTTCTCCTGACAAGATATTATTAGATAAAAAATAATTAATGCTAGTCATAGCGGGACCGTTGTATGTCGCGATATAAAAACCGACTTCATAGTAATCAAAGATTGTATTATTTTCAGCTTTAAAACGAATAACGCTTATTTGATCGTCATCTTCAATCCCTAAAAGGTAGGAATTTAAATATTGGGAATCTTTAATGTCAAAATTAATATATTTTTTTACTTCATTCGCGAATTTTTCTTCGTCAGCTTTTTTGATTCTTTTCCATTGAATGTTGATAATTATTATGTTAGGCTTAAAAATTTTTTGATCGCTTTTAATTCCAAAACTTGTTATATATTTTTTTTCGCCAGGAAGTATAAATGTTTTTTTTATGTCGGTTTTTAAATTATTATATATGAAATAATATTCTACTTCTTTTACAATCCATTTTGTCTTGTTTGGATTATGAATTTTGGCAACAAAATTATATTTATTTTTATCTAAAGCAATTGAATCAAGCTCTGTAACGCGTATGTCCTTTGGTTTGTTTTTTTCTTTGTATGATTCGTAATCAATGTTGTGAGATAAGATTTGAGACATTGTTTTTTCAAAAGCAACTTTTTCTGAGGAATAAAATCTCGTTAATTTTATCGCTGAAAAACTGATTAAGAAAACTTCAGTTAAAATTAAAATAATTAAAAATAATTTTTTTGTTAAAATTTTATGGCTGACAATCCAATATCCTATTTTTAATTTTAAATCGCTTAATTTATACATAACGATTTAGAGATAAATAAAAAAATTTATTATTTAGTGTTTGTTGGTGGAAGCGTTCTAGTTATCGGATTTTATTTATTATAACAAAAAAATAATTTTTTTCACAATTAATTGTAGCCCGTAGGGGAATCGAACCCCTGTTTCCAGGATGAAAACCTGGTGTCCTAACCACTAGACGAACGGGCCAAAACAAAAATAAAAATAAAATAAACAGATTTCTGTTTGTTTTATACTAATATAGAATGGTAGTCTTGTCAATATTGTAATATAATAATAAATATATAAACAGCATTTTTTAATCTTAAAATGATATTGAAATGATTTTGGCGATTTTGTAAAATATTATAATTGTTATGTCGCCAGCCACTGTCGTGTCTGTCGCAGAATTATATTCATTATAAGCAGGCTTTTCATTTCCAATCATAAAAATTATTTTAGGTGCGCTATAAGTATTATTTAAATAATGCAGATTAGCGGTTAAGATGCGTTCTCCATTTGGATAATTTTGGCTATAAAATTTTGCGACCCAATAACTGTTATTGGTTGAATCAATTTTTGTTGCTAGTATTTTTTTTCAATAATACTGTTGTCAGAACTGCTTAAAACAAACTCGCATCTTGATTCATACAAAAACGGAATAATTATATTTGCTCCAGCCTTTAATGTTGTTTTTCCTAAAACCATTAATCCTTCTTGCGGAATTATGATTTTAAAATTAAAGCTTTGACCTTCTGACAAATTTGTTAAGTTAGTTATTTAAGCAAATAAAAAAGTTGCTGGAAATGATAAAAAAGAAAAAACTAAAATAATAATTAAAAAAGAAATCATTTTTTTAAAAAATTTCACATCATAAATAATAATACTTAAAAAATTAATTAACAATTTTGTTATACTACAAAAAATAAAAAAATAAACTGTTTTTTTGATAAGTTATTTAATTATATTTTAATTATTTGATATTAAAAATAATGCGGATTAGTAAAAAAATTTGACAAACTTTTTTTTTGTTTTAAAATAAAAATTAGTTTAAAAATATTTTTTTGAATATAAAAAATTGATTTGGATTTTAACATATATTTTTACATTGTGTTTTTATGATTAACATAGAAAATTTAACAAAAAAATATCAAGATAAAAAGGTTTTAGATAATATTTCTTTTAATATAAAAAAAGGAGAAATTTTAGGTTTTCTCGGGCCGAATGGAGCAGGTAAAACAACAACTTTAAAAATCATCACAGGTTTTATAGCGCCGACAAAAGGAAAGGTAAAAGTAGGCGGAATTAATTTATCAAAAGATTCATTAAGTATTAGAAAAAAAATAGGATATTTAGCTGAAAATAATCCATTATATGAAGATATGAAAGTTTATGAATTTTTATATTTCATCGCTAATCTAAAAGGCATTAAAAAAGAAAGGATTGTCAGCAAAATCAGAAAAATAAATAAAACTTGCGGATTAGAAAAAGTTATAAGCAGAACTATTAATGAACTTTCAAAAGGATACAGGCAAAGAGTCGGCTTGGCGCAGGCAATGATTAATGATCCTGAAATTTTAATTCTTGATGAGCCAACAAGCGGGCTTGACCCAAACCAAATAGTTGAGATTAGAGAATTAATAAAAAAAATAGGGAAAGAAAAGACAGTTATATTTTCTACTCATATTTTGAACGAAGTGCAGGCTGTTTGCGACAGAATAATTATTATACATAACGGAAAGATTGTCGCGTCAGGCACTCCTGATGAATTATTAAAATCAGCTGGCTCTGAAAAAAATATTTATGTAAAAATTAAAGGGACAAGAGACGAAGTTTTGAGCAGATTAAAAAAATTAGAAAACGCTAAATCTGTTAAAATAAAAGATAAAGAATCAGACAATATTTATGGGTATGAAATCAAATCAGACAAAGGAATTGACTTAAGAGAGAAGTTGTCAGCGGAAGTTATGCGTAATAATTGGAGCATTTTGGAATTTAGAAAAGAGGAAAAAGGATTAGAAGATGTGTTTAGAAAATTAACAAATTAGTTTTTTATGAATAATATTTACACAATTTTTCGGAAAGAAATAGCAAGTTATTTTAACAGTCCGATTGCTTATATTTTTATCGCAGTATTTTTGATTTCATCAGTTTGGCTGTTTTTCCAAAATTTCTTTTTGGCTGGGCAGGCAAGTATGAGGGGATATTTTTATTTTCTGCCTTGGATATTTCTTTTTTTGGCTCCAGCAATTTCTATGCGAAGTTTTGCCGAAGAAAAAAGAAACGGGACATTAGAATTGTTGCTTACTTTACCAATAAAAGATTGGGAGGTTGTGTTAGGAAAATTTTTATCAAATGTAGTTTTTGTTACGGTTACAATTTTGTTGTCAATTTCTATTCCTATTAGCATAAGCAGCTTAGGCGAGATGGACATGGGATTGATTGTTGGCGGATATTTAGGAGCGATTTTATTGGCAAGCAGTTATCTTGCTTTGGGGCTTTTTGTTTCTTCGTTTACCAAAAATCAAATTGTGGCTTTTATTATCGCAATTGCTGGTTTATTTTTTCTGTTTATTTTAGGTTCAGGATTTGTTTTAAATGTTGTCCCAGCTTTTTTAGTTCCTATTTTTAGTTTTTTAGGATTGGGGACTCATTTTAATAATATTATTAAAGGAGTTGTCGACACTCGGGATTTAGTCTATTATTTTTCTTTTATATTCTTATTTTTATGGCTTACGGTAAGAAGCATAGAAAGCAGAAATTGGAAATAATTTTATGAATTTAAATCGCAAAATTAAAAATCAAGCAAATTTAATAACAACAACCTTGATTATTGTTGGAATCTTAGCAGTTGTTAATTTTTTAAGTTATCAAATTTTTTATAGGTTTGATCTTACTGAAGGCAAAGATTATAGTATTTCCTCAACAACTAAAAATTCTTTGAAATCTTTAGACGATGTTGTGTCTATTAAGCTTTATTTTTCCAAAGAATTGCCGTCAGAATATATGAATTTAAAACAGGATATAAAAGATATTTTAGATGAATATAAAAGCTATTCAGGAGGAAAAATAAAAATAGAAGAAATAAATCCGGGCGACAGCGAAGAAGAACAGCAAAAAATTCAGATGCTGGGCATTCCAAAACTTCGTTTTAATGTTGTAGAAAATGACAAGTATCAAACTTTAGGCGGTTATTTGGGGATGGTAATTTATTTTGAAGACAAAAAAGAGGTTATTCCTGTTGTAAGTAGCAGTAAAAATTTGGAGTATGAAATTACTATGGCAATTAAAAAATTAACACTGGACAAAATTCCTGTGATAGGATTTACTGTTGGCAACGGTGAAGTCAGTTTAAATGACGAGTTAACAATTATTGGAAAAGAATTAAAAAAACAGTATGGTATAACAGCCGTTGATTTATCTGACGGAAATTTAATTAGCGACAATATTGACACTTTGATTATTCTCGGACCGACTGCTGAAATCAATGAAAGATCAAAATATGTAATTGATCAATTTTTAATGAGAAGCGGCAGTTTATTGATTGCGCAGGATAGTGTTGTTGTTGACCAGCAAATGGCGGTTTCTCAAAACAGAACAGGATTAAATGACATTTTAAATTTTTATGGCTTA is a window of Patescibacteria group bacterium DNA encoding:
- a CDS encoding ABC transporter permease subunit gives rise to the protein MNNIYTIFRKEIASYFNSPIAYIFIAVFLISSVWLFFQNFFLAGQASMRGYFYFLPWIFLFLAPAISMRSFAEEKRNGTLELLLTLPIKDWEVVLGKFLSNVVFVTVTILLSISIPISISSLGEMDMGLIVGGYLGAILLASSYLALGLFVSSFTKNQIVAFIIAIAGLFFLFILGSGFVLNVVPAFLVPIFSFLGLGTHFNNIIKGVVDTRDLVYYFSFIFLFLWLTVRSIESRNWK
- a CDS encoding GldG family protein encodes the protein MNLNRKIKNQANLITTTLIIVGILAVVNFLSYQIFYRFDLTEGKDYSISSTTKNSLKSLDDVVSIKLYFSKELPSEYMNLKQDIKDILDEYKSYSGGKIKIEEINPGDSEEEQQKIQMLGIPKLRFNVVENDKYQTLGGYLGMVIYFEDKKEVIPVVSSSKNLEYEITMAIKKLTLDKIPVIGFTVGNGEVSLNDELTIIGKELKKQYGITAVDLSDGNLISDNIDTLIILGPTAEINERSKYVIDQFLMRSGSLLIAQDSVVVDQQMAVSQNRTGLNDILNFYGLKINDNLILDGASNEIVSFSTGGFFPSLVNYPFWPKILKENFDKSNPATANLETAFFPWASSVDVLPEKIGDNKILELVKTTDESWAVSENINLDPFQKFAPQPMGQQTLATSIFGKFESFYKDKDIPKKENEESDSDGKEEFVSSVDSARITVIGDADFVKDNFLSRNMNNLIFFQNVIDSLTLDPDLINIRSKGVTSRPIEEVSEAKKMSIKYFNIFGVTVLVIVLGIIKYNLRKRRRFVEEDEE
- a CDS encoding ATP-binding cassette domain-containing protein, producing MINIENLTKKYQDKKVLDNISFNIKKGEILGFLGPNGAGKTTTLKIITGFIAPTKGKVKVGGINLSKDSLSIRKKIGYLAENNPLYEDMKVYEFLYFIANLKGIKKERIVSKIRKINKTCGLEKVISRTINELSKGYRQRVGLAQAMINDPEILILDEPTSGLDPNQIVEIRELIKKIGKEKTVIFSTHILNEVQAVCDRIIIIHNGKIVASGTPDELLKSAGSEKNIYVKIKGTRDEVLSRLKKLENAKSVKIKDKESDNIYGYEIKSDKGIDLREKLSAEVMRNNWSILEFRKEEKGLEDVFRKLTN